Proteins from a genomic interval of Bacillus thermozeamaize:
- a CDS encoding ribonuclease J — MSKNSIGEHLSIFALGGLGEIGKNMYVVQYRNDIVVIDCGLMFPEEEMLGIDVVIPDITYLLENKEKVRGILITHGHEDHIGGLPYVLKNLNVPVYGTKLTMGLIENKLREVNLLRQTKRHVIHERSEVQLGSMKATFFRTNHSIPDSVGICLETPEGLVVHTGDFKFDMTPIGRPADLHKMAEIGQRNVLCLLSDSTNAERPGFTGSERTVGMAILDEFTKAKRRIVVSTFASNVHRVQQIFDAAQATNRKVSIIGRSMLNVINISTELGYLHVPDGLLVEPDEINQLPPNEVVILSTGSQGEPMSALTRMARSLHRKVEILPGDTVIIAATPIPGNERYVGSTVDHLFRLGADVVYGAMNKDLHVSGHGSQEDLKLMLQLIKPKYFIPIHGEYRMLRMHAQLAQQVGIPKENIFIVDNGDVVEFSRGHARLGSRVPIGNILVDGLGVGDVGNIVLRDRKLLSQDGILVVVVTLSKQNGSILSGPDIISRGFVYVRESEELLEEASRIVTNTLKRLMTDNVSEWSSLKTGVRDDLGKFLYEQTRRRPMILPIIMEV, encoded by the coding sequence TTGTCCAAAAACAGCATAGGAGAACATCTTTCCATTTTCGCACTGGGCGGCTTGGGAGAAATTGGAAAGAATATGTATGTGGTCCAGTACCGGAATGACATCGTGGTGATTGACTGCGGTTTGATGTTTCCAGAGGAGGAGATGCTGGGGATTGACGTCGTGATTCCGGACATCACCTACCTGCTGGAGAACAAGGAAAAGGTACGGGGGATTCTCATCACGCACGGTCATGAGGACCACATCGGTGGCTTGCCGTATGTGTTGAAAAACTTGAACGTGCCCGTGTACGGGACCAAACTGACGATGGGTTTGATTGAAAACAAGCTGCGGGAGGTTAACCTCTTGCGGCAGACGAAGCGGCACGTCATCCATGAGCGTTCCGAAGTGCAATTGGGCTCGATGAAAGCCACTTTTTTCCGGACCAATCACAGTATTCCTGACAGTGTGGGGATCTGTCTGGAGACGCCGGAAGGGTTGGTCGTTCATACCGGCGACTTCAAGTTTGACATGACGCCCATCGGGCGGCCGGCAGACTTGCACAAGATGGCCGAAATCGGCCAAAGAAATGTCTTGTGCCTTCTCTCGGACAGCACCAATGCGGAGCGTCCCGGTTTTACTGGATCGGAACGGACGGTAGGGATGGCCATTTTGGACGAATTCACCAAGGCCAAGCGACGCATTGTGGTGTCTACATTTGCGTCCAATGTCCATCGGGTGCAGCAGATTTTTGATGCCGCGCAGGCCACCAACCGGAAGGTTTCCATCATCGGCCGGAGCATGCTGAATGTGATCAACATCAGCACCGAATTGGGGTATTTGCACGTTCCGGATGGACTGCTCGTCGAACCTGACGAGATCAACCAGTTGCCGCCCAATGAGGTGGTCATCTTGTCGACCGGCAGCCAGGGAGAACCGATGTCTGCCTTGACTCGCATGGCGCGTTCCCTGCACCGGAAGGTGGAAATCTTGCCCGGTGACACAGTAATTATCGCTGCGACGCCCATTCCCGGAAACGAACGGTATGTTGGCAGCACGGTGGATCATCTGTTTCGCCTTGGAGCCGATGTGGTTTACGGCGCCATGAACAAGGATTTGCACGTTTCGGGACACGGCAGCCAGGAAGATCTGAAGCTGATGCTTCAGCTCATCAAACCCAAATATTTTATTCCCATTCACGGCGAATACCGGATGCTCCGCATGCACGCCCAGTTGGCGCAACAAGTTGGGATCCCGAAAGAAAACATTTTCATTGTGGATAATGGCGATGTCGTCGAGTTTTCCCGCGGACACGCTCGTCTGGGCAGCAGGGTGCCCATCGGCAATATCTTGGTGGACGGGCTTGGAGTCGGCGATGTGGGCAATATTGTCTTGCGCGACCGGAAACTGTTATCCCAGGACGGAATCTTGGTGGTTGTCGTCACACTGAGCAAACAAAACGGCAGTATTCTCTCCGGGCCAGATATCATTTCTCGGGGTTTTGTCTATGTGAGGGAGTCGGAAGAGCTGCTTGAAGAAGCAAGTCGAATCGTCACCAATACCTTAAAACGATTAATGACTGACAATGTCAGCGAGTGGTCTTCTTTAAAAACCGGCGTGCGCGATGATCTGGGGAAATTTCTATACGAACAGACGCGCCGGAGACCCATGATCCTGCCGATCATTATGGAAGTGTAA
- a CDS encoding transcriptional regulator: MQLNYKKLRELRLKKGLTQEDVARAIGYESNIGYHYIETGKRRITADRLARLAELFGVGIEDLFTKEEAVQCHTNNRS; encoded by the coding sequence ATGCAGCTAAATTACAAAAAACTGCGTGAACTAAGGCTTAAAAAAGGCCTTACTCAAGAGGATGTCGCAAGAGCGATTGGTTACGAATCCAATATCGGCTACCACTATATCGAAACCGGAAAACGGCGAATCACTGCTGATCGTTTGGCGCGCCTTGCCGAGTTGTTCGGCGTGGGAATCGAAGATCTTTTTACGAAAGAAGAAGCGGTACAATGCCACACAAACAACCGTTCTTGA
- a CDS encoding chemotaxis protein CheW, protein MSATLDVQYVVLELGAEKYALRIYDIFEVIKMQKITEVPNSKPYILGVINLRGKIVPIMSLRRRFGFTDAPVTKSTRIVVVQIREEIVGIVVDGVHKVTTFTDIQPPSEIVSGIDGNYIEGIGQTEEGLVSILNIHQVLFE, encoded by the coding sequence GTGTCAGCAACGTTAGATGTTCAATACGTTGTTCTTGAATTGGGTGCAGAAAAATACGCTCTGCGCATCTATGATATTTTCGAAGTGATCAAGATGCAAAAGATTACAGAGGTTCCGAACAGCAAACCGTATATTCTTGGTGTAATTAACCTTCGCGGCAAGATTGTGCCCATCATGAGCCTCCGCAGACGTTTTGGCTTCACTGACGCACCGGTTACCAAATCGACTCGGATCGTCGTCGTTCAGATCCGGGAAGAAATCGTCGGGATTGTGGTTGACGGGGTGCACAAAGTCACTACCTTCACGGATATCCAGCCTCCTTCCGAAATTGTTTCAGGGATTGACGGGAACTATATTGAGGGAATTGGCCAAACCGAAGAGGGATTGGTTAGCATTCTAAACATTCATCAGGTGCTTTTCGAATAG
- a CDS encoding chemotaxis protein CheA — protein MLDNSELFGAFLDEAEELLQQLEQDVLQLEQKGESPEMIQNIFRVAHTLKGASAAMGFEEMKKVAHEMENVLEQIRCHLLPVTKPIVNLLFQCLDLLRTLRDEFAAGRIQTNSEPLILELRKLIDNKATAPDDQSFHDTAFLLQPEQQAQLTAAVHHGQHVWACEVVIDPECEMKLARALVILNQIREFGEVVGTLPKLGLNAQEPTPNRIFYLVATSLDASSVASHIQNMHDVKSVKVYPYAVKEKDGEAKKGERWIRDEEQAQVSKGKRRTAQTIRMNVERLERLMSLVGELVIDQTRIAQVSHILHNRYTTDETIEELEQISNHISRVVGELQETMMKTRMSPIDQLFNRIPRMVRDLSNTLGKEVNLVMEGQETELDRTVIEEIGDSLIHLIRNALDHGIEKAEVRRQKNKPEKGTLRIAASHQANQVVLTIEDDGAGIDPEQVKQSAIQKELITPQEAEGMTERELIDLIFHPGFSTAKTVSDISGRGVGMDIVRSQIEKLNGLIEVETRPGEGTTFTIKLPLTLAIVTGLLVKLNGRTFALPMSSVVEIVRIRVGEINTVKEQAVAVIRDKAIPLIWLHDHFGIERQGRKHKNVFIVVVGVAERRLGLVVDELIGNQEIVVKSIGSYIGKIDGISGATILGDGSVSLILDVIGIAKMVENRMPTLQEVI, from the coding sequence ATGTTGGATAATTCCGAATTATTCGGGGCGTTTCTGGATGAGGCGGAAGAACTGCTCCAACAGCTTGAACAAGATGTCCTTCAGCTGGAACAAAAGGGGGAGTCGCCGGAGATGATTCAAAACATCTTTCGCGTGGCCCATACGCTGAAAGGCGCTTCCGCGGCGATGGGATTTGAGGAAATGAAGAAGGTAGCCCATGAAATGGAAAATGTGTTGGAGCAAATCCGCTGCCATCTCCTGCCGGTAACGAAACCCATCGTGAATTTGTTATTCCAATGTTTGGATCTGCTCCGGACACTCCGTGACGAGTTTGCGGCGGGGAGGATTCAGACAAACAGTGAACCGCTGATTCTGGAGCTTCGCAAGCTGATTGACAACAAAGCGACGGCGCCTGATGATCAATCATTCCATGACACGGCATTCCTTTTGCAGCCGGAACAGCAAGCGCAGCTTACAGCAGCCGTGCATCACGGACAGCATGTATGGGCTTGCGAAGTGGTCATCGATCCGGAGTGTGAGATGAAGCTGGCCCGTGCATTGGTGATTCTGAACCAGATCCGGGAATTTGGAGAGGTTGTCGGCACCCTGCCGAAATTGGGCCTGAATGCGCAAGAACCAACGCCAAACCGCATCTTCTACCTCGTTGCCACATCACTGGATGCCTCATCGGTAGCGTCGCACATTCAAAACATGCATGATGTCAAATCCGTAAAGGTTTATCCCTATGCCGTGAAGGAGAAAGATGGTGAAGCAAAAAAAGGAGAGCGATGGATTCGGGACGAAGAGCAGGCGCAGGTGAGCAAAGGAAAGAGGCGGACCGCTCAAACCATCCGAATGAACGTGGAACGCCTGGAAAGGCTCATGAGCCTAGTGGGCGAACTGGTCATTGATCAAACCCGCATCGCTCAGGTCAGTCACATTTTACATAACAGGTATACGACGGATGAAACCATTGAAGAACTGGAGCAGATTTCGAACCATATCTCGCGGGTGGTCGGGGAACTGCAAGAAACGATGATGAAAACAAGAATGTCGCCGATTGATCAACTGTTCAACAGAATTCCTCGAATGGTCCGGGATCTCTCAAACACACTGGGGAAGGAAGTCAACTTGGTGATGGAGGGACAGGAAACCGAATTGGACCGGACAGTGATCGAAGAGATTGGCGACTCGCTCATTCATCTCATCCGGAATGCGCTGGATCATGGGATCGAAAAAGCGGAGGTCCGGAGACAGAAGAATAAGCCGGAAAAGGGAACTCTGCGGATTGCCGCATCCCATCAGGCAAATCAAGTCGTTTTGACCATTGAAGATGACGGAGCCGGCATTGATCCGGAGCAGGTGAAACAATCGGCGATCCAAAAAGAACTGATTACCCCTCAGGAAGCGGAAGGAATGACTGAGCGAGAGCTCATCGATCTGATCTTCCATCCCGGATTCTCGACCGCGAAAACGGTGAGCGACATTTCCGGCCGGGGAGTTGGCATGGACATCGTCCGGTCCCAGATTGAGAAACTGAACGGCTTGATCGAGGTGGAAACCCGGCCGGGGGAAGGTACAACGTTTACCATTAAACTCCCATTGACGCTGGCCATTGTAACGGGGCTATTGGTTAAGCTGAATGGCCGGACATTTGCGTTACCCATGAGCAGCGTCGTAGAAATCGTCCGCATTCGCGTCGGCGAGATCAACACGGTCAAGGAGCAAGCGGTGGCCGTCATTCGAGACAAAGCCATTCCATTGATTTGGCTGCATGACCACTTCGGAATCGAACGACAGGGACGAAAGCACAAGAACGTGTTCATTGTTGTGGTCGGGGTGGCCGAGAGACGTCTGGGACTCGTGGTTGATGAGTTGATCGGCAACCAGGAAATCGTGGTGAAATCGATCGGTTCCTACATCGGAAAAATTGACGGAATCTCAGGCGCCACGATCCTTGGCGACGGAAGCGTGTCACTGATCTTAGATGTCATCGGAATCGCAAAGATGGTGGAGAACCGCATGCCAACTTTACAGGAAGTCATTTAA
- a CDS encoding chemotaxis protein CheR codes for MEDMALKHLAKLVYEYCGLNYLQNHSLLESKILKRTKELGMSIWQYVRYIENHPQEWDIVIELLTINETFFFREENQLEVFQTIILPQLTGKNQIRIWSAACSTGEEPYTLAILVAESGCVPLHSVEILATDINKKALQVAKQGWYAKHSLSFRRMPEHYLAKYFVERDEGYQVIDLIRSSVQFRCLNLLNRDEIETLGEFDVIFCRNVLIYFDRTAIQKVVASFYDRLVPGGSLFLGHAESITGMGTGFKPIHTEQSFYYRKEDSSYAAVRSPSRR; via the coding sequence ATGGAGGACATGGCTTTGAAACATCTGGCAAAACTGGTTTATGAGTATTGTGGCTTGAATTATTTGCAAAACCATTCCTTGTTGGAAAGCAAAATTTTGAAACGAACAAAAGAATTGGGGATGTCGATCTGGCAATATGTCCGGTATATAGAGAATCATCCGCAAGAATGGGATATTGTCATCGAGTTGCTTACGATCAATGAAACCTTTTTTTTCCGAGAAGAAAACCAGTTGGAGGTGTTTCAAACCATCATTCTCCCGCAATTGACAGGGAAAAATCAGATTCGCATCTGGAGCGCCGCCTGCTCAACCGGGGAAGAGCCATACACGTTGGCGATCCTGGTGGCAGAATCCGGATGCGTTCCGCTCCATTCCGTCGAGATCCTTGCGACGGATATCAATAAAAAAGCTTTGCAAGTCGCCAAGCAAGGGTGGTATGCGAAACATTCCCTTTCTTTTCGGCGAATGCCCGAGCATTACCTGGCAAAGTACTTCGTGGAACGGGATGAAGGGTATCAAGTGATTGACTTGATCCGGAGCAGCGTTCAATTCCGCTGCTTAAACCTTCTTAACCGCGACGAGATAGAGACGTTGGGGGAATTTGACGTTATTTTCTGCCGCAATGTTTTGATCTACTTCGACAGAACGGCCATTCAGAAGGTGGTTGCTAGTTTCTACGACCGGTTGGTGCCCGGAGGCTCGTTATTCCTGGGACATGCAGAAAGCATTACGGGAATGGGCACAGGATTTAAACCCATCCACACGGAGCAGAGCTTTTATTATCGGAAGGAAGATTCGTCCTATGCGGCAGTACGGAGTCCTAGTCGTCGATGA
- a CDS encoding chemotaxis response regulator protein-glutamate methylesterase yields the protein MRQYGVLVVDDSAFMRRAISKIIESDGQLYTVGAARNGQEAVEKVQRLRPDVVTMDVEMPEMNGLQALRQIQKVSPVPVVMLSSFTGVGTKATLDALELGAVDVFLKSDLLKDPLDPDSVKEFLERIKAAAVARIPEATRPMAYPEHPHVQKQSASQIDLVIIGSSTGGPSALQTVLPRFAPDFPVPILVVQHMPPGFTKSFADRFNHLCNLHVKEAEDGDLLEPGTIFIAPSGFQTLIEERRNGSKCLRIQAESPIPTLYKPSVDVTLLSAAPIFGGRLLAVILTGMGVDGLEGCKKVKEHHGRVVVEAEESCVVYGMPKAVFEAGYADRQMALSSIYPFILSHV from the coding sequence ATGCGGCAGTACGGAGTCCTAGTCGTCGATGATTCCGCTTTTATGCGGAGAGCCATCAGCAAAATTATAGAAAGCGACGGGCAACTTTATACAGTGGGCGCAGCGAGGAATGGCCAAGAAGCGGTCGAGAAAGTGCAACGCCTGCGGCCGGATGTGGTGACGATGGATGTGGAAATGCCGGAAATGAACGGGTTACAGGCGTTGAGGCAAATCCAGAAAGTGTCGCCGGTTCCTGTGGTCATGCTGAGTTCGTTTACCGGCGTGGGAACAAAGGCGACATTGGATGCATTGGAGCTTGGGGCGGTGGATGTTTTTCTGAAATCCGACTTGCTCAAAGACCCTTTGGATCCAGATTCGGTAAAGGAGTTTTTAGAGCGCATCAAGGCCGCCGCTGTTGCGAGAATACCGGAAGCAACCCGACCAATGGCGTATCCAGAGCATCCACATGTGCAAAAACAAAGCGCATCTCAAATAGACCTTGTGATTATCGGAAGTTCTACCGGCGGGCCTTCTGCATTGCAAACCGTCCTTCCCAGATTTGCGCCTGACTTTCCAGTGCCTATCCTGGTGGTTCAACATATGCCGCCGGGATTTACGAAATCCTTTGCCGACCGGTTTAACCATCTTTGCAATCTGCATGTGAAAGAGGCCGAGGACGGGGACTTGCTTGAACCAGGGACGATTTTCATTGCGCCTTCCGGGTTCCAGACGTTGATTGAGGAACGGAGGAACGGCAGCAAGTGCCTGAGAATCCAAGCGGAATCTCCCATCCCCACATTGTACAAGCCCTCCGTGGATGTCACGCTTCTTTCTGCAGCGCCCATTTTTGGCGGTCGGTTGCTGGCAGTGATTCTTACCGGGATGGGGGTTGATGGGCTCGAAGGATGCAAAAAGGTCAAAGAACATCATGGCCGGGTCGTCGTCGAAGCCGAGGAATCCTGTGTTGTGTATGGGATGCCAAAAGCCGTTTTTGAGGCGGGGTACGCAGATCGCCAAATGGCGCTATCCTCGATATATCCCTTCATCTTATCTCACGTCTGA
- a CDS encoding translocation-enhancing protein TepA has product MTQFPEKPQQTGLEQNTEKSGPLESIQQLGVPQVPTAESNIYFLNIIGQIEGHMVLPPQNKTTKYEHVIPQLVAAEQNPKIEGLLVVLNTVGGDVEAGLAIAEMIASLSKPKVSLVLGGGHSIGVPIAVAADYSLIAETATMTIHPVRLTGLVIGVPQTFEYLDKMQERVVKFVTSHSRITEEKFKELMFKTGELTRDVGTNVSGVDAVKYGLMDAVGGLDQAFRELNRRIEAARRARREQELVQ; this is encoded by the coding sequence ATGACACAATTTCCAGAAAAACCGCAACAGACAGGGTTAGAACAGAATACGGAAAAGTCCGGGCCGCTGGAATCGATTCAGCAATTGGGCGTGCCGCAGGTTCCGACGGCGGAATCGAATATCTATTTTTTGAACATTATTGGCCAGATTGAGGGACACATGGTTTTGCCGCCCCAGAACAAGACAACGAAATATGAACATGTGATTCCTCAATTGGTGGCAGCCGAACAAAATCCGAAGATTGAAGGGCTGCTGGTGGTCTTAAATACAGTGGGGGGAGATGTTGAAGCGGGATTGGCGATTGCCGAAATGATCGCCTCGCTTTCCAAGCCCAAGGTTTCGCTGGTGTTAGGCGGCGGGCACAGTATCGGCGTTCCCATTGCTGTTGCTGCCGACTATTCGCTGATCGCCGAGACAGCCACGATGACCATTCATCCCGTTCGTTTAACGGGACTGGTCATAGGGGTGCCGCAGACGTTTGAATACCTTGATAAGATGCAGGAAAGAGTGGTCAAATTTGTCACCTCTCATTCCCGCATCACGGAGGAAAAGTTTAAAGAGTTGATGTTCAAAACCGGGGAATTGACACGGGATGTGGGGACGAATGTGAGCGGCGTCGATGCCGTAAAATATGGATTGATGGATGCCGTCGGCGGACTGGACCAGGCGTTCAGAGAATTAAACCGGCGGATCGAAGCGGCGCGAAGGGCCCGCAGGGAACAGGAACTGGTTCAATGA
- a CDS encoding cell division protein FtsK, with product MAGRKAEKRKGFREELKFEAYGLVLLTFSLISLIGYGKMRYISFLFFLIAGSWGFLISLCFAGWGLYLMIRRRWLLRLSYRWSGFLLLLLAVLLLAHIRFYEVAANQGLLSGQHILSLTWETLWAQKAEHLQGTATPGAGGGMLGALLFTLFSFLFDVNGTKIVVILLLLLGLLLLTNLSYVRTFAVLLQWFRNLARTVNERLYAFFNRQLEKRQARQKNLTSEEEPAFKEPREQTAENELTPEKRDVEGTLFPDMEQSDAHATEEDDDHASLAPEPLLDEAKRHLETTAGPLFEEKHALDEDGSDWKSHSRSDLGAPLPEAKTGSLEGPYHLPPVRLLKKGNKSASEQKNRSIHQLAKKLEQTLDSFGVRAKVTQVHRGPAVTRFELQPETGVKVSRIVSLADDMALALAAKDIRIEAPIPGKSALGIEVPNPEISIVTLREVIESPAFRDSDGKLSVALGRDISGEPVIGNLAKMPHLLVAGATGSGKSVCINGMIISLLYKARPDEVKFLMIDPKMVELSVYNEIPHLLIPVVTDPRKASMALKKVVQEMESRYQLFAQTGTRDIERYNQMMEMRGQEKLPYIVVIIDELADLMMVAPGDVEEAISRLAQMARAAGIHLIIATQRPSVDVITGLIKANIPSRIAFGVSSQVDSRTILDMAGAEKLLGRGDMLYFPVGYPKPVRVQGAFVSDREVEAVVSYVKSQQEASYREDLILSETMQASKVEEEDELFEAAMQLVIEAQQASVSLLQRRLHIGYTRAARLIDALESHGVVGPYEGSKPREVLIKPDQVG from the coding sequence ATGGCAGGTCGAAAGGCGGAGAAGCGGAAAGGCTTTCGTGAGGAATTGAAGTTTGAAGCTTACGGTCTGGTGCTGTTGACCTTTTCCCTGATTTCCCTCATCGGTTATGGGAAAATGCGTTACATCAGCTTTCTCTTTTTTCTGATCGCCGGCAGTTGGGGATTTTTGATCTCCCTTTGTTTTGCCGGATGGGGGCTTTATCTGATGATCAGGCGCCGCTGGTTGCTGCGCTTGTCTTACCGGTGGAGCGGTTTTTTGCTTCTGCTGCTGGCTGTCTTGCTGCTGGCGCACATCCGCTTTTATGAGGTGGCTGCCAATCAGGGGCTTTTGTCCGGCCAGCATATTCTTTCCCTGACCTGGGAGACGTTATGGGCGCAGAAGGCGGAACACTTGCAAGGGACTGCGACGCCGGGAGCCGGCGGGGGAATGCTGGGCGCCCTGCTCTTTACGCTTTTTTCTTTTCTCTTTGACGTTAACGGGACAAAGATCGTGGTCATCCTCCTGCTTCTCCTCGGTTTATTGCTGTTGACCAATCTTTCCTATGTCCGTACCTTCGCTGTGCTCCTGCAGTGGTTCAGGAATCTTGCGCGGACAGTGAATGAACGGCTGTACGCTTTTTTCAACCGGCAACTGGAGAAGCGCCAAGCCCGCCAAAAAAACTTGACGAGTGAAGAGGAGCCAGCATTTAAAGAACCGCGGGAACAGACGGCGGAAAACGAGCTGACGCCGGAAAAAAGGGATGTCGAGGGAACCTTGTTTCCGGATATGGAACAATCGGACGCGCATGCAACAGAAGAGGATGATGATCATGCCTCTTTGGCCCCCGAACCGTTGCTTGACGAAGCGAAGAGGCACCTGGAAACGACGGCCGGCCCGCTCTTTGAAGAAAAGCACGCGCTTGATGAAGACGGCAGCGACTGGAAAAGCCACTCGCGCAGCGATTTAGGGGCACCGTTGCCGGAGGCGAAGACGGGAAGTTTGGAAGGACCGTACCATCTTCCGCCTGTCCGGTTATTGAAGAAAGGGAACAAGTCTGCTTCCGAGCAAAAGAACCGTTCCATCCATCAACTTGCGAAAAAACTGGAACAAACCTTGGACAGCTTTGGAGTCCGGGCGAAGGTGACGCAGGTTCACCGCGGTCCGGCCGTCACCCGCTTTGAACTGCAGCCGGAGACGGGTGTCAAGGTCAGCCGAATCGTCAGTTTGGCCGATGATATGGCTCTGGCCCTGGCGGCCAAAGATATCCGGATTGAAGCGCCGATACCCGGAAAGTCGGCGCTGGGGATTGAAGTGCCCAATCCGGAAATCTCCATTGTCACCCTGCGGGAAGTGATTGAGTCGCCGGCATTCCGGGATAGCGACGGCAAATTGTCTGTTGCCTTGGGCAGGGATATTTCCGGTGAGCCGGTGATCGGGAATCTGGCCAAGATGCCCCATCTGCTGGTCGCCGGTGCCACCGGTTCGGGGAAAAGCGTGTGTATCAACGGGATGATCATCAGCCTCTTGTACAAAGCCCGTCCGGATGAAGTGAAGTTCTTGATGATCGATCCAAAGATGGTGGAACTGAGCGTTTACAATGAGATCCCGCACCTGCTGATTCCGGTTGTCACCGATCCCCGGAAAGCGTCGATGGCGCTGAAGAAAGTGGTGCAGGAGATGGAAAGCCGTTATCAGCTGTTTGCCCAGACGGGCACGCGCGATATTGAACGGTACAATCAGATGATGGAGATGCGGGGGCAGGAGAAGCTCCCTTATATCGTGGTGATTATCGATGAATTGGCGGACTTGATGATGGTGGCACCCGGCGATGTGGAGGAAGCGATCAGCCGGTTGGCGCAAATGGCGAGAGCGGCTGGCATTCATTTGATCATTGCCACGCAACGGCCCTCGGTGGACGTCATCACGGGGCTCATCAAGGCCAATATCCCCTCGCGGATCGCTTTTGGCGTCTCATCGCAAGTGGATTCCCGCACCATCCTGGACATGGCGGGCGCGGAAAAACTGCTTGGGCGCGGGGACATGCTTTATTTCCCGGTTGGATATCCCAAGCCCGTCAGGGTACAGGGAGCCTTTGTCAGCGATCGGGAAGTGGAAGCGGTGGTATCCTATGTCAAGTCTCAACAGGAAGCGTCTTATCGTGAGGATCTAATCCTGTCAGAAACGATGCAGGCGAGCAAGGTTGAAGAAGAGGATGAACTGTTCGAAGCGGCGATGCAGTTGGTGATTGAGGCGCAGCAGGCCTCCGTTTCCCTGTTGCAACGGCGCTTGCATATCGGCTACACCCGGGCGGCCCGTCTGATTGACGCCCTCGAGAGTCATGGTGTCGTCGGTCCCTATGAGGGAAGCAAGCCGCGTGAGGTACTGATCAAACCGGATCAGGTCGGGTGA